Proteins encoded within one genomic window of Bacteroides sedimenti:
- a CDS encoding helix-turn-helix and ligand-binding sensor domain-containing protein, protein MIHLYIKYPIDILLKHKRGLIITLLLCVSVISFSQINLPYIQNFSRGNYTGGSQNWSITQGNDGIMYFANNQGMLSFDGKKWKLHTLPSKSRIRSLYADSDGRIYCGAFEEFGYWEKDLYGELKYISLSKSLKKFRFHNDDIWSITKLKNKLIFQSFSSFFSYDKVGVKGYNLPFNPLLFNSVGNEIYSGVSKKGLYSYNGFKFKMLIQNANVNNSDIISSVYLGNNKTLIATVSSGVYLYQHGKLSKWLKNYDTELCSAVINRTIITRDSLIIIGTIHNGIYAFNSNQQLIWKINHESGLQNNTVLGLSCDSSGNLWAALDNGISLIYMNSGLRFSSNQFQKIGSVYSAVYRSPYLFLGTNQGLYYYNFQQGGNVNLITGTSGQIWDLSLIDNQLICGHNDQTFRIDNLKATKLINVSGGACIKRFEYEGNQYLIQGTYTSLVLYKKDSSGKWNFLREIKGFINPIRYIEVDQNMNLWASHIERGLYRIKLDNSLQQIKSVKTYYSLDKSSDISKINVFKFNGRIVFANGRKVYTYDDLTDSIIPFQKLNNQLGEYRSLHKIISVGKDKYWLIKDDECALVSYSGDKLTFLKRIPFSLLNSKVLEQNENIAVINDNTYLFCMENALALYSPNKRILTKNHFRLFLNSINVEHDGEKGIWHMPLNTSKPFHVPFIKNNRISFDVAFPDFTDKKNYFKYRLTGLDNKWSEPTKQSYIDFYRLPYGSYKFEIKAFSSDGKELAQHSYSFVIDPPFYASTTAFIIYTLLIVGMIYYIKRYIDNTIERNKYKMQKEQEHLLIEEKERQEKNIIQLRNEKLEAELLHKSKEMASSTMSIINKNKVLQVLKDELTEQKKAFGNQYPNKYYNKLITLIEENISSEGDWEIFQSNFDRIHENFFRNLKLRYPDITPNDLKLCAYLRLNLSTKDIAHLLNISVRGVEVARYRLRKKLDIPSEKNLIDFMIEFK, encoded by the coding sequence ATGATTCATCTATATATAAAGTATCCTATTGATATTTTACTAAAACACAAAAGAGGTTTAATTATTACATTATTATTATGTGTTTCAGTTATTTCTTTTTCTCAGATTAACTTGCCATATATTCAGAATTTTTCGAGAGGTAACTATACAGGTGGATCTCAAAACTGGAGTATAACCCAGGGGAATGATGGGATTATGTATTTTGCAAACAACCAAGGTATGCTATCTTTTGATGGAAAAAAGTGGAAATTACACACTCTTCCTTCCAAATCAAGGATAAGGTCGCTTTATGCGGATTCCGACGGACGGATTTATTGTGGAGCATTTGAAGAGTTTGGTTATTGGGAAAAAGATCTTTATGGGGAATTGAAATATATATCATTATCAAAGAGTCTAAAAAAATTTAGGTTCCATAATGATGACATCTGGAGCATTACAAAGCTGAAAAACAAATTAATATTTCAAAGCTTTTCGTCTTTCTTTTCTTACGATAAGGTGGGAGTTAAAGGATATAATTTGCCATTTAACCCTCTATTATTCAATTCTGTAGGAAACGAAATTTATTCAGGCGTATCAAAAAAAGGATTATATTCATACAACGGCTTTAAGTTTAAAATGCTTATTCAAAATGCCAATGTTAATAATTCAGATATTATCTCTTCTGTTTACTTAGGGAATAATAAAACACTGATTGCGACAGTTTCATCAGGAGTATATCTTTACCAACATGGTAAATTGTCAAAGTGGCTTAAAAATTACGATACAGAATTGTGTTCAGCAGTGATCAACAGAACAATTATTACCCGTGATTCCTTAATAATAATAGGTACTATCCATAATGGCATTTATGCGTTTAATTCGAATCAGCAACTGATATGGAAAATAAATCATGAATCAGGATTGCAGAACAACACGGTTTTAGGACTTTCCTGTGACTCTTCGGGTAATTTATGGGCTGCATTGGATAATGGCATTTCATTGATTTATATGAATAGCGGGTTACGTTTTTCTTCTAATCAGTTTCAAAAAATAGGCTCGGTCTATTCGGCTGTATACCGTTCTCCTTACTTGTTTTTAGGAACAAATCAGGGACTCTATTATTATAACTTCCAGCAAGGAGGAAATGTAAATCTAATTACAGGAACAAGTGGGCAGATATGGGATCTTTCTCTCATAGACAATCAGTTGATTTGCGGACACAATGATCAAACATTCAGGATTGACAATCTAAAAGCGACCAAACTTATAAATGTATCAGGAGGGGCATGTATAAAACGATTTGAATATGAAGGGAATCAATATCTGATTCAGGGAACATACACCTCACTTGTCTTATATAAAAAGGACTCATCTGGCAAGTGGAACTTCTTAAGGGAAATCAAAGGCTTTATAAACCCCATCAGATATATTGAGGTTGATCAGAATATGAATCTTTGGGCTAGTCATATAGAAAGAGGACTTTACCGTATAAAACTAGACAATAGCCTTCAACAGATAAAATCTGTGAAAACATATTATAGCCTGGATAAATCATCTGATATTTCAAAGATAAACGTTTTTAAATTTAACGGGCGAATTGTTTTTGCCAATGGACGAAAGGTTTATACGTATGATGATTTGACTGACTCTATCATTCCGTTTCAGAAACTAAATAACCAGTTAGGAGAATACAGGAGTCTGCATAAGATAATATCGGTAGGTAAAGACAAATATTGGCTGATTAAAGATGACGAATGTGCATTAGTAAGTTATTCTGGTGACAAATTAACTTTTTTGAAAAGAATACCTTTCTCTCTTTTGAATAGTAAGGTACTTGAGCAAAATGAGAATATTGCAGTAATCAATGACAATACTTATCTGTTCTGCATGGAGAATGCATTAGCATTATATTCGCCCAACAAAAGAATATTGACAAAAAATCATTTCCGATTATTTCTAAATTCGATTAATGTTGAGCACGATGGTGAGAAAGGTATTTGGCATATGCCATTAAACACTTCTAAACCTTTTCATGTTCCTTTTATAAAGAACAACAGGATATCATTTGATGTTGCTTTCCCAGACTTTACTGATAAAAAGAACTATTTTAAATATAGACTTACAGGACTTGATAATAAATGGTCAGAACCAACAAAACAGTCCTATATCGATTTTTATAGATTACCGTATGGCTCTTACAAATTTGAAATTAAAGCTTTTTCTTCTGATGGAAAGGAACTCGCTCAACATTCATATTCATTTGTAATTGATCCGCCATTTTATGCTAGTACCACTGCATTTATAATTTATACATTATTGATCGTAGGAATGATCTATTATATAAAAAGATATATAGACAATACGATAGAACGCAATAAGTATAAAATGCAGAAAGAACAGGAACACTTATTGATAGAAGAAAAAGAAAGGCAAGAAAAAAATATTATTCAACTTAGAAATGAAAAACTAGAAGCTGAACTATTACACAAAAGTAAGGAGATGGCTAGTTCAACAATGTCAATCATTAATAAAAACAAAGTATTGCAGGTATTGAAAGATGAATTAACTGAACAGAAAAAAGCCTTCGGTAATCAATATCCAAATAAATATTACAATAAACTGATAACTCTGATAGAAGAAAATATAAGTTCTGAAGGTGATTGGGAAATATTTCAATCAAACTTTGACCGCATACATGAAAACTTTTTCCGTAATTTAAAATTAAGATACCCGGATATTACTCCTAATGATTTAAAACTGTGCGCATATTTAAGATTAAATCTTTCTACCAAGGACATAGCGCATCTATTAAATATATCGGTTCGTGGGGTAGAAGTAGCTCGCTACAGATTAAGAAAAAAGTTGGATATACCTTCTGAGAAGAATCTCATAGACTTCATGATTGAATTCAAGTAA
- a CDS encoding SusC/RagA family TonB-linked outer membrane protein yields the protein MKLKFIILLSLLMSAASIFAQQKLRISGVVFEKATNLPVIGASVKVQGTSNGTVSDTNGEYSLNNVPANATLIITYIGMNSVEEKVNGRTKIDVYLTEGAQQLNEVVVIGYGTAKAKDLTAPIAVVKAEDIIKHASTSPMSALQGAVAGVQIINSGSPGAGPEVHIRGIGSFGIVKSDGTTEPVKPLYVVDGMFYDNINFLNNSDIQDISILKDASAAAIYGVRAANGVVIVTTRKGSLNTKPVITYDGYYGYQKATNKVKMANSEEYATMQLEKGGITDKAVLDNSVRLYGGNAATSMPSTSTDWYKEILRTAMIQNHSLDISGGNDKTAYSIGLNYLKQEGIMDVKNQYERFNIRTKADYNPYSWMKLGANIVLSDATKFDPNNSAWASAYVAPPIFPVYDDNNTAAFPVKFASPSQIGLSTYFGNPVAMAYYNDQKSQTIQILPSFYAEFYLLPKNKLKLRTAYSQDISFALGRNYTPSYYVSGSQHNTTSLLKKYTNYYRNWILDNTLTYQDSFGKHNLTALVGQSMRSDNYRNLWGQASDVPGGHEEYYYLSQGDADGATTGDAGTTYKGLSYFGRVAYNYADKYFLTATMRADGSSKYQQKWGYFPSVGVAWTMSEENFMKNQHVFDYLKLRASWGMLGNDKVQPSDGFASVTQNLGTSGVFGTGVIPGYTNLVYFSWLKWEVVHELNLGMNGTLLKNRLTIDADYYHRLTKKAVINAPLPMGAGNLLGNNGEILNSGFELSLNWQDKIGKDFTYYIGANITTLHNEVKSLNGLPYLYGGTAEFRTISKVGEQMNAYYGHKVIGVYQNAQEIANDPIAVANGLKPGDFKYQDINGDKKIDDNDRVILGSYIPSFTYGVNLGLSYKKFDFSVAISGVSGNEIVNRKRGNRRWQSDINYDQDMVKNRWTGEGSTNKYPSAAGTINPWNISKFNSFYVEDGSYFRIQNVQAAYTFSKLMINSFEMPTIRLSLTAERPFTSFKSNGFTPEVGGIGFDDQVYPLAATYTVGLRITY from the coding sequence ATGAAATTAAAATTTATTATTTTATTGAGTCTGCTTATGTCTGCAGCGTCTATATTTGCCCAGCAAAAGCTACGCATAAGTGGAGTAGTATTTGAAAAAGCTACAAACTTACCTGTTATTGGAGCAAGTGTAAAAGTTCAGGGCACATCAAATGGAACTGTTAGTGATACTAATGGTGAATATTCCTTGAATAATGTTCCAGCCAACGCAACGTTGATTATTACTTACATTGGAATGAATTCCGTAGAAGAAAAAGTAAACGGAAGAACTAAAATTGATGTTTATTTAACTGAAGGCGCACAGCAATTAAATGAAGTTGTTGTAATAGGTTATGGTACTGCAAAAGCAAAAGACCTTACAGCTCCCATTGCCGTTGTAAAAGCTGAGGATATAATTAAACATGCCTCAACATCTCCGATGAGTGCATTACAAGGTGCAGTGGCCGGGGTTCAAATAATCAATTCAGGGTCACCCGGTGCAGGTCCTGAAGTACATATCCGAGGCATTGGTTCATTTGGTATTGTGAAGAGTGACGGAACTACTGAACCGGTAAAACCATTATACGTTGTAGATGGAATGTTCTATGACAACATTAATTTCTTAAATAATTCAGATATCCAGGATATCTCTATTTTAAAAGATGCTTCGGCTGCAGCAATTTATGGCGTACGTGCTGCAAATGGCGTTGTCATTGTAACAACTAGAAAAGGTAGCTTAAATACTAAACCGGTTATTACATATGATGGCTATTATGGTTATCAAAAAGCTACGAATAAGGTTAAAATGGCTAATTCGGAAGAATATGCAACCATGCAGTTAGAAAAAGGTGGAATAACAGATAAGGCTGTGTTGGATAATTCAGTTAGACTTTATGGAGGAAATGCTGCCACATCAATGCCAAGTACAAGCACGGATTGGTACAAAGAAATTTTAAGAACAGCAATGATTCAGAATCATAGTCTGGACATTTCTGGAGGGAATGACAAAACAGCTTATTCTATCGGATTGAATTACCTGAAACAAGAAGGTATTATGGATGTAAAAAATCAGTACGAGCGTTTCAATATTCGTACGAAAGCTGATTATAATCCATACAGCTGGATGAAATTAGGAGCTAATATCGTATTAAGTGATGCAACAAAATTTGATCCAAATAACTCAGCTTGGGCTAGTGCTTATGTAGCCCCTCCTATTTTCCCCGTTTATGATGACAATAATACTGCTGCTTTTCCTGTAAAGTTTGCATCTCCTAGCCAGATTGGACTTTCAACCTATTTTGGCAATCCTGTAGCGATGGCTTACTATAATGATCAGAAAAGCCAGACCATACAGATACTTCCTAGCTTCTATGCTGAGTTCTATTTACTCCCTAAAAACAAACTGAAATTAAGAACAGCATATAGTCAGGATATCTCTTTTGCACTAGGACGTAATTATACTCCATCATATTATGTCAGCGGTAGTCAACATAATACAACTTCGTTGCTAAAAAAGTACACAAATTACTATAGAAACTGGATTCTGGATAATACGTTAACTTATCAGGATTCTTTTGGAAAACATAACTTGACAGCATTAGTTGGTCAGTCTATGCGTAGTGATAATTACCGAAATCTTTGGGGGCAAGCTTCTGATGTACCTGGTGGACATGAAGAATATTATTATTTAAGTCAGGGTGATGCAGATGGAGCTACAACAGGAGATGCTGGAACAACTTACAAGGGACTTTCGTATTTTGGACGTGTTGCATATAACTATGCTGATAAGTATTTCCTTACTGCAACGATGCGTGCTGACGGTAGCTCTAAATATCAGCAAAAATGGGGATATTTCCCATCTGTTGGCGTAGCATGGACAATGTCTGAAGAGAATTTTATGAAAAATCAGCATGTGTTCGATTATCTAAAACTGAGAGCAAGCTGGGGTATGTTAGGAAATGATAAAGTTCAACCAAGTGATGGATTTGCATCCGTAACTCAAAATCTGGGAACATCCGGAGTATTTGGAACAGGTGTAATTCCAGGATATACAAATCTGGTGTATTTCAGCTGGTTGAAATGGGAAGTTGTGCATGAATTGAATTTAGGTATGAATGGTACTTTATTAAAAAATCGTTTAACTATTGATGCCGATTACTATCACAGACTCACCAAGAAAGCAGTAATTAATGCTCCGCTACCTATGGGCGCAGGAAATTTACTAGGTAATAATGGTGAAATACTGAATTCAGGATTTGAGTTATCTCTTAATTGGCAGGATAAAATTGGTAAAGATTTCACTTATTATATAGGTGCAAATATAACGACTCTGCACAACGAAGTAAAGAGTTTGAATGGACTTCCTTATCTGTATGGTGGAACAGCAGAGTTCCGTACTATATCTAAAGTCGGAGAGCAGATGAATGCTTACTATGGTCATAAAGTAATTGGTGTTTATCAGAATGCTCAGGAAATAGCTAATGATCCTATTGCTGTTGCTAATGGATTGAAACCTGGCGACTTTAAATATCAAGACATCAATGGTGATAAGAAGATTGATGATAATGATCGTGTTATTTTAGGATCATACATCCCTTCATTCACATATGGTGTGAATCTTGGCCTTAGTTACAAAAAGTTTGATTTTTCAGTTGCGATATCTGGTGTAAGCGGTAATGAAATCGTAAATAGGAAAAGAGGCAACAGAAGATGGCAGAGTGATATCAATTATGACCAAGATATGGTAAAGAATCGTTGGACTGGCGAAGGGTCAACAAATAAATATCCTTCGGCCGCAGGTACTATTAATCCATGGAATATTTCAAAATTCAATTCATTCTATGTAGAAGATGGTTCGTATTTCCGTATTCAGAATGTCCAGGCTGCTTATACATTCAGCAAATTAATGATCAACAGTTTTGAGATGCCTACCATTCGTTTGAGCTTAACAGCCGAAAGACCTTTTACATCATTTAAATCAAACGGATTTACTCCGGAAGTAGGAGGCATTGGTTTTGATGATCAGGTTTATCCGTTGGCTGCAACTTATACAGTTGGATTAAGAATCACTTATTAA
- a CDS encoding RagB/SusD family nutrient uptake outer membrane protein, producing the protein MKYNFRKQIWLLLLASATLVSCNDFIDRLPENSVEASTVDYTNLTDMYKPVSGVYAVANLKLSFWGELGLMVVRGDDANKGSNPNDQIEFQYCKEFKYDKIQSYWALNSSWEGLYNIVSTANAALNSLDKYGENAKTDADKNKLAKYSAEIRFLRGYAFYRITQLWGAAPLLIDNQQLNLTKSSKEDVHKFIQSEMDFCVSNLPDERPNQNVNPGAVTKYSALMLKAKLALLDGDYNLVLSTTDQIINSNKFNLYSDFYQLFKIPGKLSNESLFELQFTDFGTASGQSVTSDAWFAFQGPRSGTGFIQGWGFMTPSQSIRDFLTARNDSVRAKTTFMYTNAYTPSGDWINPGQPGEPDCYNGKAYTPSSQMTPGRTDYGMNNNIRVFRYADVLLMNAEAKVRLGQNGDSPLNLVRQRAKLSSLTNATVDQILDERRAEFAMEWGDRFYDLLRTGKLPAGAEYYPIPQNQIDLNPNLK; encoded by the coding sequence ATGAAATATAATTTCAGAAAACAGATTTGGCTGCTTTTGTTAGCATCTGCAACATTGGTAAGCTGCAATGATTTTATTGATAGACTTCCTGAAAATAGTGTTGAAGCAAGCACTGTTGATTATACAAATCTTACCGATATGTACAAACCTGTCTCGGGAGTTTACGCTGTTGCAAACTTGAAATTGTCTTTTTGGGGAGAATTAGGATTAATGGTGGTGCGTGGTGATGATGCAAACAAAGGATCAAACCCTAACGACCAGATTGAGTTCCAGTATTGCAAAGAATTCAAGTATGATAAAATACAGAGCTATTGGGCTTTAAATTCAAGCTGGGAAGGACTATATAACATAGTTTCAACAGCAAATGCCGCTTTAAACTCACTCGATAAATATGGAGAGAATGCAAAAACTGATGCAGATAAAAATAAATTAGCTAAATATAGCGCTGAGATTCGTTTCTTACGTGGCTATGCATTTTATCGCATTACCCAACTATGGGGTGCAGCTCCACTTTTAATTGATAATCAGCAATTGAATTTAACTAAATCATCGAAGGAAGATGTACATAAGTTTATTCAGTCAGAGATGGACTTTTGTGTTTCTAATCTGCCGGATGAACGTCCAAATCAGAATGTGAATCCAGGAGCTGTTACAAAATATTCGGCTCTGATGTTGAAAGCAAAGCTAGCACTACTGGATGGAGATTATAATCTTGTGCTTTCTACCACAGACCAGATCATAAATTCAAATAAGTTTAATCTTTACAGTGATTTTTATCAGTTGTTTAAAATACCTGGAAAACTATCGAATGAATCATTATTTGAACTGCAATTTACTGATTTCGGAACTGCAAGTGGTCAATCGGTGACATCGGATGCATGGTTTGCTTTTCAGGGACCTCGTAGTGGTACAGGCTTTATTCAGGGATGGGGTTTTATGACACCTTCTCAAAGCATTCGTGATTTTCTTACTGCCAGAAATGATAGCGTTCGCGCAAAAACAACATTTATGTATACCAATGCATATACACCTTCGGGCGATTGGATTAATCCCGGACAACCAGGTGAGCCAGACTGTTATAATGGTAAGGCATATACGCCTTCTAGCCAGATGACACCGGGTAGAACCGACTATGGCATGAATAATAACATCCGTGTATTCAGATATGCAGATGTTTTATTGATGAATGCTGAAGCAAAGGTAAGATTGGGGCAAAATGGAGATTCTCCTTTGAACTTAGTTCGGCAAAGGGCAAAATTGTCTTCTTTGACAAATGCAACAGTTGATCAAATCCTTGATGAACGTAGAGCAGAATTTGCAATGGAATGGGGTGATCGTTTCTATGATTTGCTAAGAACAGGGAAATTACCTGCAGGAGCAGAATATTATCCAATCCCTCAAAATCAGATTGATTTGAATCCTAATCTGAAATAG
- a CDS encoding glucoamylase family protein, whose translation MNIRLVNIKKLQVVILLLFLSEQLFCSCASSVSDPNTTLKGNRQSSFQSDSVFLDYIQKAHINYLWKGAEPISGMAPERIHLDGVYPLNDQNVVTTGGSGFGIAGLLVGIDRGFIPRHAGVLHLTKIVDFLAKADRFHGMWPHWIYGNTGKVKPFGQKDDGGDLVESSFLMEGLLCVRQYFRNGNTEEKQLAEKIDVIWRQMEYNWYLHDQNVLYWHWSPNYGWEMNFPLQGYNECLIAYILGASSPTYPIPASAYHEGWARNGGIVSNAAPYGIPLEVKHNGAEQYGGPLFWAHYSYIGLNPKGLKDQYTDYWNVTRNHALTNYMYCVANPKSFKGYSDSCWGLTASYSVTGYEAHMPMNNDKGVITPTAALSSFPYTPEESMRALKYFYFQLGDKLWGQYGFFDAFSIGENWYPKRYLAIDQCTIAPMIENYRSGLLWKLFMSCPEVQDGLKKLGFNY comes from the coding sequence ATTAATATAAGACTCGTGAATATAAAAAAACTTCAGGTTGTCATCCTACTGTTATTCTTAAGTGAGCAACTCTTTTGCAGCTGTGCCAGCTCAGTGAGTGATCCGAATACTACTTTAAAGGGCAATCGTCAGTCATCATTCCAATCGGATAGTGTTTTTTTAGATTACATTCAAAAAGCTCATATCAATTACTTATGGAAAGGTGCTGAACCTATCTCGGGGATGGCTCCAGAGCGAATTCATCTTGATGGTGTATATCCTTTAAATGATCAAAATGTAGTAACAACAGGAGGGAGTGGTTTTGGCATAGCTGGTTTGCTAGTAGGAATTGATCGTGGATTTATTCCTCGTCATGCAGGTGTATTGCATCTTACCAAAATAGTCGATTTCCTTGCAAAAGCAGATCGCTTTCATGGCATGTGGCCTCACTGGATATATGGCAATACAGGAAAAGTTAAACCATTTGGTCAGAAAGATGATGGAGGAGATCTAGTTGAGAGTTCTTTTTTAATGGAAGGACTGCTTTGCGTAAGACAATATTTTAGAAATGGAAATACTGAAGAGAAACAGCTTGCCGAGAAAATTGATGTTATTTGGAGGCAAATGGAGTATAATTGGTACTTACATGATCAAAATGTTCTTTATTGGCATTGGTCTCCCAATTATGGCTGGGAAATGAATTTCCCTTTACAAGGATACAATGAATGTCTGATAGCTTACATTCTTGGAGCCTCATCTCCAACATATCCCATTCCAGCTTCAGCTTATCATGAAGGATGGGCCAGGAACGGAGGTATCGTAAGTAATGCTGCACCGTATGGAATACCGCTCGAAGTGAAACACAATGGAGCCGAACAGTATGGCGGCCCTCTTTTTTGGGCACATTATTCCTATATTGGTTTAAACCCGAAGGGTTTGAAAGATCAATATACTGATTACTGGAATGTTACTCGTAACCATGCTCTGACTAATTATATGTATTGTGTGGCTAACCCCAAATCATTTAAGGGATACTCAGATTCCTGCTGGGGACTAACTGCTAGTTATTCAGTTACAGGTTATGAAGCACATATGCCTATGAATAATGATAAAGGAGTAATTACACCTACAGCTGCACTTTCGAGTTTTCCATATACGCCGGAAGAGTCAATGCGTGCGCTGAAATATTTTTATTTCCAGTTAGGTGATAAATTATGGGGGCAATATGGCTTTTTTGATGCATTTAGTATTGGTGAAAACTGGTATCCAAAGCGCTATCTGGCCATTGATCAATGCACTATAGCACCAATGATTGAAAATTATAGAAGTGGTTTACTATGGAAACTCTTTATGAGTTGTCCGGAAGTGCAGGATGGACTAAAAAAATTAGGTTTTAATTATTGA
- a CDS encoding glycoside hydrolase family 3 N-terminal domain-containing protein — MKRIFFVIACLSVLSLSAAIKPTEARWKSFSGDKHIEYRVDSLLKLMTLDEKIGQMTQFSCNWGITGPVMADDFMPYLKQGLVGSVFNASKVNGVRQLQKMAIESSRLHIPILFGLDVIHGYNTIFPIPLAEACSWNLNLMKQTAAIAAQEAASDGINWTFAPMVDIARDARWGRVMEGAGEDPYLGSLIAKARVEGFQGGKDWRSLRNLNTVLACCKHFAAYGAAESGKDYNSAELSENTLRNFYLPPYEAAQKAGVATYMASFNEIGGVPSTASHFLMTDILRKEWGFKGFVVTDYTGINELVAHGVAKDEKQAGELAVNAGIDMDMTGAVFIKYMKKSVAEGKVSIATIDNAVRHILEMKFILGLFDDPFRYLDEQRSKDTQMRPAFMETARQTSAQSIVLLKNDKDVFPIDKEKALTVALIGPFVKDRINLNGEWAGLGDRNKSVSLFDALLEKYKGTAIKFIDAEGCNITDTDQNKITAAVETASKADVVLAVMGEDYNWSGEAASRSNIQLPEAQIEVLKALKKTGKPIGLIVMSGRPLDLSWEDQNMDAIMEAWFLGTQSGNGLADVISGDYNPSGRLVMSFPRSVGQLPIYYNHKNTGRPLSSQHPDEDYKSKYIDSPNSPLYPFGFGLSYTTFHIDNVKLNKPVITMNDKLVVTADVQNTGKRDGESVVQLYVRDLVGSVTRPVKELKGFVKVALKAGEKKQVSFTITTDDLAFYGLDMKKKAEPGDFKLWIGQSSADESNEASFTLK; from the coding sequence ATGAAGAGAATATTTTTTGTAATAGCATGCTTATCTGTATTGTCTCTTTCAGCGGCAATTAAGCCGACTGAAGCAAGATGGAAAAGTTTTAGTGGTGATAAGCACATTGAATACAGAGTTGATTCGTTACTAAAGTTGATGACTCTGGATGAAAAGATTGGTCAGATGACTCAGTTCTCATGTAATTGGGGAATAACAGGTCCGGTTATGGCAGATGATTTTATGCCATATCTAAAACAGGGACTAGTTGGAAGTGTCTTTAATGCTTCTAAGGTTAATGGAGTGCGCCAGTTACAAAAAATGGCAATTGAATCATCAAGATTACATATCCCTATTTTATTTGGACTTGATGTAATTCATGGTTATAATACTATTTTCCCGATACCGCTGGCAGAAGCGTGTTCCTGGAACCTGAACCTAATGAAACAAACGGCTGCGATTGCTGCACAGGAAGCTGCTTCTGATGGTATCAACTGGACATTTGCCCCGATGGTTGATATTGCGCGTGATGCCCGTTGGGGACGTGTGATGGAAGGTGCAGGTGAAGATCCGTATTTAGGAAGTTTAATAGCTAAAGCTCGTGTAGAAGGATTTCAGGGAGGTAAAGACTGGCGCTCATTGCGCAATCTGAATACAGTACTAGCTTGCTGTAAGCATTTCGCAGCTTATGGGGCAGCAGAATCAGGTAAAGATTATAACTCAGCCGAGCTTTCAGAAAATACATTAAGAAACTTTTATTTACCCCCTTACGAAGCAGCACAAAAAGCAGGAGTAGCTACTTATATGGCCTCGTTTAATGAAATTGGAGGAGTACCAAGTACTGCCAGTCATTTTCTTATGACGGATATTTTGCGTAAAGAATGGGGATTTAAAGGCTTTGTTGTAACAGACTATACCGGAATTAATGAGCTGGTTGCTCATGGCGTTGCCAAAGACGAGAAACAAGCTGGTGAACTGGCAGTAAATGCTGGTATCGACATGGATATGACAGGCGCCGTATTTATTAAATATATGAAAAAATCGGTTGCTGAAGGTAAGGTATCAATAGCAACAATTGACAATGCGGTTCGCCACATTCTTGAAATGAAATTTATTCTTGGATTATTTGACGATCCTTTCCGTTACTTAGATGAACAACGTTCAAAAGATACACAGATGCGTCCTGCATTTATGGAAACAGCGCGCCAGACTTCAGCACAATCTATTGTATTATTGAAAAATGACAAAGATGTTTTTCCGATAGACAAAGAAAAAGCTCTTACCGTTGCATTAATAGGTCCCTTCGTAAAAGATAGAATTAACCTGAATGGTGAATGGGCTGGCCTTGGAGACCGCAACAAAAGTGTATCTCTTTTTGATGCCTTACTAGAGAAATATAAGGGCACAGCTATAAAATTTATCGATGCAGAAGGCTGTAACATAACAGATACTGATCAGAATAAAATTACTGCAGCTGTGGAGACCGCTTCTAAGGCAGATGTAGTACTTGCTGTTATGGGTGAAGACTATAATTGGTCGGGGGAAGCTGCTTCACGATCTAATATACAGTTACCGGAAGCTCAGATAGAAGTGTTGAAAGCTCTTAAAAAGACCGGTAAACCTATAGGATTGATCGTCATGAGCGGACGTCCTCTTGATCTTTCTTGGGAAGATCAAAATATGGATGCTATCATGGAAGCCTGGTTCCTTGGTACACAATCTGGCAATGGATTGGCTGATGTTATTTCTGGCGATTATAACCCTTCTGGCCGATTGGTAATGTCTTTTCCAAGAAGTGTTGGTCAGTTACCAATATACTATAATCATAAAAATACAGGACGTCCTCTTTCATCACAACACCCTGATGAAGATTACAAATCAAAATATATCGATTCACCAAATTCACCACTCTATCCTTTCGGTTTCGGATTGAGCTATACTACTTTTCATATTGACAATGTAAAATTGAATAAACCAGTAATAACCATGAATGATAAACTTGTTGTTACAGCTGATGTACAAAATACAGGTAAAAGGGATGGTGAGAGTGTTGTTCAGCTTTATGTTCGCGATTTAGTAGGAAGCGTAACTCGCCCGGTTAAAGAACTTAAAGGATTTGTCAAAGTAGCATTAAAAGCCGGAGAAAAAAAGCAAGTTAGCTTCACAATTACTACAGATGATTTGGCCTTCTATGGATTAGATATGAAAAAGAAAGCTGAACCAGGTGATTTCAAACTGTGGATTGGACAAAGCTCGGCAGACGAATCAAACGAGGCATCATTTACTTTGAAATAA